The following proteins are encoded in a genomic region of Brachypodium distachyon strain Bd21 chromosome 1, Brachypodium_distachyon_v3.0, whole genome shotgun sequence:
- the LOC100821336 gene encoding homeobox protein knotted-1-like 12: MDQSSFGNILGGGGGSSKASFLQLQPLSPMGGGAYYGTPLALHQAQQAAAAAVGGSSSSQYGHHQYSSSSSQRHGGSGAEISAAEAEAIKAKIVAHPQYSALLAAYLDCQKVGAPPEVMEKLTAMAAKLPSPGHHEQRGDPELDQFMEAYCNMLAKYREELTRPIEEAMEFLKRVEAQLDSITGAGHGGSSARLSLLADGKSEGVGSSEDDMDVSGREDPPEIDPRAEDKELKYQLLKKYSGYLSSLRQEFSKKKKKGKLPKEARQKLLHWWELHYKWPYPSETEKIALAESTGLDQKQINNWFINQRKRHWKPSEDMPFVMMEGFHPQNAAALYMDGQFMADGMYRLGS; encoded by the exons ATGGATCAGAGCAGCTTCGGGAATATTCTCGGGGGCGGGGGAGGGAGCTCCAAGGCGTCGTTCCTGCAGCTCCAGCCGCTGTCCcccatgggcggcggcgcgtacTACGGCACGCCGCTCGCGTTGCACCAGGCCcagcaggccgccgccgccgccgttgggGGTTCTTCTTCGTCGCAGTACGGCCACCACCagtacagcagcagcagcagccagaggcatggcggcagcggggcggagatctcggcggcggaggcggaggccatcAAGGCCAAGATCGTCGCGCACCCGCAGTACTCggccctcctcgccgcctacCTCGACTGCCAGAAA GTGGGCGCGCCGCCAGAGGTGATGGAGAAGCtgacggccatggcggcgaagCTCCCTTCGCCGGGCCACCACGAGCAGCGCGGCGACCCGGAGCTCGACCAGTTCATG GAGGCGTACTGCAACATGCTGGCCAAGTACAGGGAGGAGCTGACGCGGCCCATCGAGGAGGCCATGGAGTTCCTCAAGCGGGTCGAGGCCCAGCTCGACTCCatcaccggcgccggccatggcggctcctccgcccgccTCTCCCTGCTCGCCG ATGGCAAGTCTGAAGGCGTTGGCTCTTCGGAGGATGACATGGACGTGAGCGGCCGCGAAGACCCACCGGAGATCGACCCACGTGCCGAGGACAAGGAGCTCAAGTACCAGCTTCTGAAGAAGTACAGCGGCTACctgagcagcctccggcaGGAGTTctccaagaagaaaaagaaagggaagCTCCCAAAGGAGGCCAGGCAGAAGCTGCTTCACTGGTGGGAGCTGCACTACAAGTGGCCTTACCCCTCA GAGACGGAGAAGATCGCGCTTGCAGAGTCGACAGGCCTTGACCAGAAGCAGATCAACAACTGGTTCATCAACCAGAGGAAACGGCATTGGAAGCCGTCGGAGGACATGCCGTTTGTCATGATGGAAGGATTCCACCCACAGAACGCGGCGGCGCTCTACATGGACGGCCAGTTCATGGCTGACGGCATGTACCGCCTTGGTTCGTGA